The following proteins are co-located in the Corynebacterium kalinowskii genome:
- the mtr gene encoding mycothione reductase, with protein MEFSVAKHYDIVIIGTGSGNSIPGPEFDNKSIAIVEKGVFGGTCLNVGCIPTKMYVYAADVARTIEHAGTYGIQGSFDGVDWQSIVQRVFDKRIDPIAAGGEAYRRGPETPNIDVYDQHASFTGPRTLSVGSEEITGDTIIIATGSRPVIPTAIAESGVRYYTNEDIMRLPELPRRMTIVGAGFIACEFAHVFSALGVEVTQLVRSDRMLRGIDDDIAAAFAKAAESQWTVKYDTEVVSATLGISLALSDGSTLDTDVLLVATGRTPNGDQMNLAAAGVEMDEDRVKVDEFGRTTAEGVWALGDVSSPYQLKHVANAEMRAVKHNIAHPQDLRSMPHDFVPAAVFSNPQIAYVGLTETEAREKYDVTVKVQKYGDVAYGWAMEDTDGFAKLIADRSTGKLLGAHIIGPQASTLIQQLITVMAFDLDCREVATKQYWIHPALPELIENALLGLEF; from the coding sequence TTGGAGTTTTCCGTGGCCAAGCACTACGACATCGTTATTATCGGCACGGGTTCCGGTAACTCAATTCCGGGCCCAGAGTTCGACAACAAATCCATCGCCATCGTGGAAAAGGGCGTTTTCGGTGGTACCTGCCTGAACGTGGGATGCATCCCGACGAAAATGTACGTCTACGCCGCTGACGTCGCTCGCACCATCGAGCATGCGGGCACCTATGGCATCCAGGGTTCCTTTGATGGGGTGGATTGGCAGTCGATCGTCCAGCGAGTTTTTGACAAGCGAATCGATCCCATCGCTGCTGGCGGTGAGGCTTATCGACGCGGCCCTGAAACTCCCAACATCGACGTCTACGACCAGCACGCTAGCTTCACCGGCCCTCGCACGCTCAGCGTCGGCAGCGAGGAAATCACCGGCGATACCATCATCATAGCCACTGGCTCGCGCCCCGTCATCCCCACTGCCATCGCAGAATCAGGCGTGCGCTACTACACCAACGAAGACATCATGCGCCTGCCCGAGCTGCCGCGTCGCATGACCATCGTCGGCGCCGGGTTCATCGCCTGCGAGTTCGCCCACGTCTTCTCCGCTTTGGGCGTCGAGGTCACCCAGCTTGTGCGTTCCGACCGCATGCTTCGCGGGATTGACGACGACATCGCCGCCGCTTTCGCCAAGGCCGCCGAATCCCAGTGGACCGTAAAGTACGACACCGAGGTCGTCTCGGCTACCCTTGGAATTTCCTTGGCACTGTCCGACGGCTCGACATTGGACACCGACGTATTGCTGGTGGCCACAGGCCGCACGCCTAACGGCGATCAGATGAACCTAGCCGCCGCAGGTGTCGAAATGGATGAGGATCGCGTCAAGGTTGACGAATTCGGTCGCACCACAGCTGAGGGTGTGTGGGCACTCGGCGATGTCTCTTCCCCGTACCAGCTCAAGCATGTCGCTAACGCCGAAATGCGGGCCGTTAAACACAACATTGCCCACCCACAAGATCTCCGTTCGATGCCGCACGATTTCGTACCTGCAGCGGTCTTCAGCAACCCGCAGATTGCCTATGTCGGACTCACTGAAACTGAAGCACGAGAGAAGTACGACGTCACGGTAAAGGTGCAGAAGTACGGTGATGTGGCCTATGGCTGGGCCATGGAAGACACTGACGGGTTCGCTAAGCTCATCGCCGACCGCAGCACCGGAAAACTGCTCGGTGCCCACATCATCGGTCCGCAGGCATCTACTCTCATTCAGCAGCTCATCACCGTAATGGCCTTCGACCTCGACTGTCGCGAGGTGGCCACGAAGCAGTACTGGATCCACCCTGCACTGCCAGAGCTGATTGAGAATGCGCTGCTCGGCCTAGAGTTTTAG
- a CDS encoding alpha/beta hydrolase: MAPLPISPEWTEDILGPDFERRTFDVGIDPDGQPPVVVTLVRYLPEGSESTFHTRKAILYIPGTSDYFFHKHVAKYFHEQGYAFYSVDFRKCARSHQEGQRWYYISDLGIYFKDLTIATTEIINAGHSAMVMMAHSMGCLTAAMWIDHLQKSQDNTILPFVKGIIMNSPWLDLMFSFPTVAMGRRLAPIMATHRPEAKLHTKKLEAYVSSLHKDLYGEWDFSLEYKPVGGHDKYWGWIHAVIRSIDRVKSGKVHCRIPILVLCSSKSWLNKPYSEESNICDVVLDIDESIKWSNKLGDDVTTISIQDARHDVFLSREKPRNQALTTCGQWLAQQRL, encoded by the coding sequence ATGGCACCCCTCCCGATATCTCCAGAGTGGACCGAGGATATTCTCGGTCCAGATTTCGAAAGACGGACCTTCGACGTAGGCATAGATCCCGATGGTCAGCCACCTGTCGTGGTCACTCTGGTTCGTTACCTGCCCGAGGGTAGTGAGAGTACGTTTCACACCCGAAAGGCCATTCTGTACATTCCTGGTACGAGTGACTACTTCTTCCACAAGCATGTCGCGAAGTACTTTCATGAACAGGGCTATGCCTTTTACTCTGTCGACTTTCGGAAGTGCGCGCGCTCTCACCAAGAAGGCCAGCGCTGGTACTACATCTCAGACTTAGGCATTTACTTCAAGGATCTGACCATTGCCACCACCGAGATCATTAATGCGGGCCATTCGGCCATGGTCATGATGGCGCATTCAATGGGGTGCCTGACAGCAGCGATGTGGATCGATCACCTACAGAAGTCACAAGACAATACAATTCTTCCTTTTGTTAAGGGAATTATCATGAACAGTCCATGGCTGGATTTGATGTTCTCCTTCCCTACCGTGGCTATGGGGCGTCGATTAGCACCAATCATGGCCACGCACCGGCCAGAGGCAAAACTACACACCAAAAAGCTAGAAGCATACGTTTCATCCCTGCATAAGGATTTATACGGCGAATGGGATTTCTCCCTCGAATACAAACCGGTGGGCGGCCATGACAAGTACTGGGGCTGGATTCACGCCGTAATTCGCAGTATTGATCGCGTGAAGTCAGGGAAAGTCCACTGCCGGATTCCTATTCTGGTGCTGTGTTCGTCGAAGTCCTGGCTCAACAAACCCTATTCAGAGGAATCAAACATTTGCGATGTCGTGCTCGACATTGACGAATCCATCAAGTGGTCGAACAAACTGGGCGACGATGTCACCACGATTTCCATTCAGGACGCTCGCCACGATGTGTTCCTTTCGCGAGAAAAGCCCCGGAATCAAGCGCTGACTACGTGCGGGCAGTGGCTCGCGCAGCAAAGGCTATGA